The genomic region TCGGCGATGGTGACGCCGGTGTAGATGGAGGCCTCGCGCGCCGCGACCGGCATGTTGCTCGTGTTGACCACCAGCACCGTCCGGTTCATGAGCGGCCCGCCGGTGCGCGGGTCCTCGAGGCGCGGGAACTCGTCCAGCACCTCGGCCATCTCGTTGCCGCGCTCGCCGCAGCCGACGTAGACCACCACGTCGGCGGCGGCGAACTTGGCGAGGCTCTGCTCGAGCACCGTCTTGCCGGTCCCGAAGCCGCCCGGGACGATGGCGGCGCTGCCGCGCGCGAGCGGGAAGAAGCAGTCGAGGACCCGCTGCCCGGTGAGGAACGGGACGCCCGGGTCGAGCCGCCGGCGCGCGGGGCGCGGGCGGCGCACCGGCCAGCGGTGCGTGAGGGCGAGGAGGCGGCCCCCCTCGATCTGCAGCACCGGGTCGTCCGGGCCGGCGTCGCGCGGCCCCACCTCGAGCACCACGCCGCCGGCGTCGGGCGGGGCGAGCACCGGCTCGGCCGCCCCGCCCGGCTCGCGCGCGGTGCCGATCTCCTGGCCGCCCGCGATCCGCTCGCCGGGGCGCACCGCGGGCTCGAAGCGCCAGCGGCGGGCGCGGTCCACGGCCGGGGCGGTGAGGCCGCGCGCGAGGAGGTCGCCGGCCCGGGCGGCGAGCTGCGCGAGCGGGCGCTGCACGCCGTCGTAGACCTGCCCGAGCAGCCCCGGCCCGAGCTCCACCGTGAGCGGCTCGCCGGTCGGCTCGGCCGGCTCTCCCAGCTCGAGCCCGGTGGTGTCCTCGTAGACCTGGAGCGTCGCGTCCTCGCCCTCGATCCGGATCACCTCGCCGATCAGCCGCTCCCGCCCCACGAGCACGATCTCGTTGAGCCCGACCGCGCCGAGGCCGCGCGCCACGGCGGCCGGTCCGGCGATGCGCACCAAGGTTCCGGTCACGGCCTCGCCCTCCCCGACAGCTTCACCTGGTACCCGATGGCGCGGCGGACCAGCGCCGCCGCGTAGGCCTGGCCCGGCCCCTCCCCCGCGCCGCCGCGCGGCAGCGAGAAGGGGAGCAGCACCGGGACCGGCCGCTCCGAGAGCCGCTTCAGCACCGGCTCGGGGACCTCCGCCACCACCCGCTCCTCCACCGCCACCACGCCCATCTCCGGCCGGGACAGGAAGGCCCGCAGCTTCGCCGCCTCCTCGCCCGGACCGACCTCCACCACCTCGACCCCCGCGAGCCGGAAGCCGAGCCCCTCGCCGGGCCTGACCGCGACCGCCACGATCCGGTCGGCCCGCCGCGGCGCGGCCGTCGCGCCCGCGGCGCCCTGTCCGAGCTCAGCCATGCGCCCCCTCGAGCAGGTCGGCGAGCCGCGCCGCCGGGAGCCCCGGCCCCGGTCCGGCCAGCGCCAGCCGCACGCGCCCCCGCTCCGCGCGCGCGGCGGCGAGGTAGGCGAGCGGCACCGCCAGCGAGGACGGCGCGGCGCGGGCCGCCCGGTGCAGGCGGCGCAAGGGCAGCTCCTGGCGGAGCCGATCCCGCTCGCCCGGCTCGCCGCTCACGACCGCCCCGGCGCCCGCCCCGAACCGCCGCTCGGCGAGGGCCGCGAGCAGCGGGAGCCGCTTCGCGAGCGGCAGCTCGGCCAGCGAGTCGAGCCGCTCGACGGGCAGGTCGCCGCCGGGGACGAGGTCGGCCACCGGCCCGCCCGCCCCGGCGCGCCGGGCGTGGCGCCGCTCCACCCGCAGCGGCCGCGAGAACCGGGGCGCGAGGGCGATCGACGACGGGGCCGCCGCGGCCGGGGCCACCACGGCCTCCGTGAGCACCGCCAGGTTGGCGAGGTCCGCCTCGTCGGCCACGGCGGCCGCCAGCACCCGCCCGTCCTCGCCCCCGGCGCGCCGCGCCGCGAGGGCGGCCTCCGCGAAGGCGCGCTGCGAGAGGGCCCGCTCGAGCGGGAGGAGGTGCTCGGCCCGCTTGCCGGGGAGCTTGAGCGGGCGCGTCGCCCGGCCGGCGAAGCCGGAGAGCTCGCGCAGCGCGGCCGCCGCGGCCGGCAGGTCGTGCGCCCGCAGCAGCGGCTCGAGCTCGCGCGCCGCGCAGGTGAGCGGCGCCCCGGCGGCGGCGCGCACCTCCGCCTCGGTCAGGCCGCGCGAGATGGCGCGCAGCGCGGCCCGGAGCGCGCGCGAGTCGTCGAGGGCGAGCCAGGCGAGGAGCAGCGCCTTCTGCCGCCGCCCCTCCACCCACGAGAGGATCCGCCGCGGCTCGTCGGCCGCCCGCGCCAGGAGCGCCGTCGCCGCCTCCACGCGCTCGCGCCCGCGCTCCACGGCGAGCTCGCGGAGCTCGCCGCGGCCCCAGAGGCGGCTCCGGAGCGCGCCCAGCTTCGCGTTCGCGAAGTCAAGCCGGGCCATCGCGCCCTCCCAGGAGCCGGTCCGCGATCTCCACCTCGCGCAGCGCGAAGGCCCGCTCCAGCCGGGCGGCGAAGCTGCCGTCCAGGGTGGCGCGCTCCGCCTCGAGCACCGCGCCCCCGCGCGGCTCGGGCCAGGCCCGCACGGCGCAGCGGGAGGCGAGCTCCGGGTGGGCCCGGGAGACGAACAGGGTGACGGCCGGGACGGCGCCCGGATCGACGTGGAGCGTGAGCGGCCCCTCGGGCGCGGCCGCCAGGAGCTCCTCCGCGACCCGGATGGCCGACTCGCGGGTGGCCCGCCGCGGCAGGGCCTCGGCGCAGGCCCGGCGGGCCTCGTCGAGGAGCCGCCGCTGCTCCGTCAGCCGCTCGCGGCGGGCGGCCGCCTCGGCCCGCGCCCGCTCCGCGGCCCGGCGCCGGTCGGCGAGGGCGCGGGCCCGGGCGAGCGCCTGCGCGCGCTCCGCGGCGGCGGCGCGCCGCGCCTCCTCCTGGAGCCGCGCCGCCTCGCGCTCCGCCGCGGCGACGAGCTCGGAGGACTGCCGGCGCACCTCCTCCTCGAGGGCGCGGACCAGCTCCGGCGCGCCCATGGGGTCACGCCTTCGCGGTGAGCATCAGGACCGCCACCACGAACCCGAGGATGACGAGCGTCTCCGGGATGGCGAGCATCACCAGGATGGCGCCGCGCAGCTCGGGCTTCTCGGAGAGCGCGCCGGCGCCGGCCGAGCCGATGCGCGACTGCACCCAGGCGGTGGCGAGCGCGCAGATGCCGACCGTGGCCGCGGCGGAGCAGACGATGAAGATCTTGTCCATGGGGACCCCCTCCCCGTCAGGCGGTGCCGCCGAGGGGGCGGTACGGGGTGCCGCCCGACTCGTAGAACTTCTCGAAGAACTCGACGTAGTGGAGGCGCAGCGAGGCCACGGCCGGCGAGAGCAGCCCGAGCGTGGCGTTCACGGCGTGGAGCAGCACGGCGATGCAGATCCCGAGCACCGCCGGATCGAGCGTGGCGGCGATGAGGTTGGCGGCCTCGGCCAGGAGCACCGAGGCGAGCCCGAGCGCCATGAGCCGCGCGTAGCTCAGGACGTTGCCGAGGAACATGACGAGCTCGAGCGGGGCGAGGAACCCGTCCGCCGCGATCCCGGTCACCGCCGAGACCGCCAGCACGGCGTAGCCGGCGCGGGCGGCCCAGGAGGGCAGGAAGCCCGTGCCGCCGCCGAGCGCGAGCACCGCCCCGGCGAGCAGCCCGAGCCGCGCCAGCCGGCCCAGGATCTCGCGCCGCTCCCCGCCGTGCAGCACCTCGGCCACCCCGAGCGCCAGGCCGAGCGCGACGTGGGCGAGCCCCACCCCGACGGTGGCGGCGAGCAGGGTGAGGATGGCGCCCCGCCGCTCGATCCAGATCGGGTGGAGCCCGGCCCGGGCGCCGGCGTCGCCCAGCACCTCGCCGAAGAGGAAGCCGAAGGCCACGGTCGAGAGGGCGCAGGCGAGCCCCACCACGGCGACGTCGCGCCCCACCCCGCCGCGGCGGAAGCGCCAGAAGGCCCAGGCCGAGGCGGTCCCGACGAAGAGCCCGATGGCGACGTCGCCGAGGACCAGCCCGAGGAAGAACGGGAAGGTGAAGGCGAGCCAGGGCGTCGGGTCGATGGAGCCGTAGCGCGGCGGCGGCACGAGGGCGAGGAGCCGCTCGAAGGGGCGCAGCCAGGCCGGGTTCCGCAGCACCACCGGCACCTCCTCGAGCTCCCGCCGGGAGACCGGATACTCGAAGAGCGTGAGCCGACCGCCGCAGGCGCCCCGGATCCCCTCCGCCAGGGCCGCCAGCCGCTCGCGCGGGAGGTACCCGGTGACCACGAAGGCGTGGCCGGTCTCGGCGCAGTCGCCCATGGCGCGCAGCGCGTCGAGCCGCTCCCGCGCGCGCCCCGCGGCCGCCTCCAGCGCCGCGGCCTCGGCGCGCGCCAGGGTGGCGAGGCCGGCGTCGAGCGCCGCGCGCTCGCGGGGGATCCCCACGTGCTCGCGGTCGGCGAGCGCGAGCAGGACCTCCGCCGGCGGCCGGCCCGCGAAGGCCGGCGGGAGCTTCAGCTCCTCCACCCCGCGCTCGAAGAGGAGGCCCGAGACCTGCGCGGCGCGCCAGCGCGGCACCGCCAGGAGGAGCGCCGTCTCGCCGCCCGCGATGGCGCGGGCGTGCAGGTCGTAGGCCCCGTCGGTGAGCCGGGCGATCTCGCGCTCGAGGAGCGGCAGCGCCTCCTCGCCCCCGCGCTTCAGCAGCAGGCCGAAGCTCCGCGTCCCCGGCGCGTCGGTCATGAGCTTCCAGAGCGGCGACAAAGCGGTCAGGGCCCGGCGCGCCTGGGCGATCGCCCGCGACTCCTCGGCGAGCGCCGCCTTGCGGGACGCCGCTTGGGCGAGCGTCCCCTCCACCGCCTCGATCCGCCGCGTCACCTCGGCCGAGTCGGCCTCGGGCTCCGGCGCCCCCGCGGCGCCGCGCGGCGCCGCCCCCTCGGCGCGCGCCGCCGCCCTCGCCTCCCGGGCCGGCAGGAGCGCCAGGGCGGCCTCGATGCGGCGCAGCGAGGCCTCGAGCGAGCGGACGCGCGCGGCCTCCTCCCCGCCGAGGGGCACGGGGCGCAGGAAGGCGGCGGCGCCAGGCCCGGGGCGGCGCAGGTGGAGCACGCCCTGGCCGTGGAGGAACCGGAGCGCCTCGGAGAGGAGGCGCCTGGGCCCAATGACCTGCACCTTGACCATCGGGAGGATCACGGAGCGCCTCCGGCCACCAGCCCGGCGAGCCAGTCGGCGACCTCGTCGCGGCGGCGCGCCGCGCGGTCCCGCAGCGCCACCACCTCGCCGGCGGCGCGGGCGCGCACCGTCTCGGCGTCGCGCGCGAGGGTCCGGACGAGCTCGGCCTCGAGCTCGGCCAGCTCGCGGGCGAGGGCGTCGCGCGCCGCCGCCCGCAGCTGCGCCGCCTCGGCCCGCCCGCGCTCCACCCGCGCCGAGGCCTCGGCGCGCGCCTGGGCGAGCGCCTGGTCGAGCGCCTCCTCGCGCTGGCGCAGCCGCGTCAGGGCTTCCAGCTCGTCCGCCGGGACCACGGTGGTCATCGCGCTCCCCCGAAGCAGCGACGCAGCGCGGGAAACGACCGGCCCGCGTGACCGACAGTCTACACCCCCGGGCGCGGCAGGCTCCGGCTCT from Anaeromyxobacter paludicola harbors:
- a CDS encoding V-type ATP synthase subunit A, translated to MTGTLVRIAGPAAVARGLGAVGLNEIVLVGRERLIGEVIRIEGEDATLQVYEDTTGLELGEPAEPTGEPLTVELGPGLLGQVYDGVQRPLAQLAARAGDLLARGLTAPAVDRARRWRFEPAVRPGERIAGGQEIGTAREPGGAAEPVLAPPDAGGVVLEVGPRDAGPDDPVLQIEGGRLLALTHRWPVRRPRPARRRLDPGVPFLTGQRVLDCFFPLARGSAAIVPGGFGTGKTVLEQSLAKFAAADVVVYVGCGERGNEMAEVLDEFPRLEDPRTGGPLMNRTVLVVNTSNMPVAAREASIYTGVTIAEYYRDQGRSVALMIDSTSRWAEALREISSRLEEMPGEEGYPTYLASRLAQFYERAGRVETLGGAEGSVTLVGAVSPPGGDFSEPVTQASLRVASALWALSADLAHRRHFPAIDWTRSFTLDAPALAGWFEQKAGERWRGLRDEAMALLQRERELQEVAQLVGLESLQDEERLCIESARLLREGFLRQNAYHEVDQTCSPRKAAWMLDLTLSFHRTAAKAVKDGVPLRSILEARLDERFLRLGETPDDDLDAVGPALRGEVDAALSRLSAE
- a CDS encoding V-type ATP synthase subunit F, whose amino-acid sequence is MAELGQGAAGATAAPRRADRIVAVAVRPGEGLGFRLAGVEVVEVGPGEEAAKLRAFLSRPEMGVVAVEERVVAEVPEPVLKRLSERPVPVLLPFSLPRGGAGEGPGQAYAAALVRRAIGYQVKLSGRARP
- a CDS encoding ATPase, giving the protein MDKIFIVCSAAATVGICALATAWVQSRIGSAGAGALSEKPELRGAILVMLAIPETLVILGFVVAVLMLTAKA
- a CDS encoding V-type ATP synthase subunit I; the encoded protein is MILPMVKVQVIGPRRLLSEALRFLHGQGVLHLRRPGPGAAAFLRPVPLGGEEAARVRSLEASLRRIEAALALLPAREARAAARAEGAAPRGAAGAPEPEADSAEVTRRIEAVEGTLAQAASRKAALAEESRAIAQARRALTALSPLWKLMTDAPGTRSFGLLLKRGGEEALPLLEREIARLTDGAYDLHARAIAGGETALLLAVPRWRAAQVSGLLFERGVEELKLPPAFAGRPPAEVLLALADREHVGIPRERAALDAGLATLARAEAAALEAAAGRARERLDALRAMGDCAETGHAFVVTGYLPRERLAALAEGIRGACGGRLTLFEYPVSRRELEEVPVVLRNPAWLRPFERLLALVPPPRYGSIDPTPWLAFTFPFFLGLVLGDVAIGLFVGTASAWAFWRFRRGGVGRDVAVVGLACALSTVAFGFLFGEVLGDAGARAGLHPIWIERRGAILTLLAATVGVGLAHVALGLALGVAEVLHGGERREILGRLARLGLLAGAVLALGGGTGFLPSWAARAGYAVLAVSAVTGIAADGFLAPLELVMFLGNVLSYARLMALGLASVLLAEAANLIAATLDPAVLGICIAVLLHAVNATLGLLSPAVASLRLHYVEFFEKFYESGGTPYRPLGGTA